A part of Nitrospira sp. genomic DNA contains:
- the nuoF gene encoding NADH-quinone oxidoreductase subunit NuoF, translating into MPKHELILLKNMMQPGYTGSLADYEKTGGYQALRNTLGKIAPADVTAIVRKSGLRGRGGAGFPTGVKWGFLPKDYQGPRYLCCNADESEPGTFKDRQLMERDPHQVLEGIVLACYAIGSETAYIYIRGEMVLGSKILEHAIGEARAAGYIGKNVLGSGINVDVWVHRGAGAYICGEETALLESLEGKRGLPRIKPPFPATHGLYNKPTVVNNVETLANLPHIITRGPEWFAAIGSPPKSTGTRVFCVSGHVKRPGNYEVPMGMTVRELVYEYAGGMRSNKPLKAFIPGGASAPFLTPAHLDVKLDFEHVAAAGSMLGSGGVTVMEEGTSMVWAALRLMEFFYHESCGKCSPCREGSSWLVQTMRRIFAKRGRMEDLETLLDLCKNIAGRTVCAFGDAEVAPIQSTLKHWRHEYVDLINEAEAANLIRPEPVARR; encoded by the coding sequence ATGCCGAAACACGAACTCATTCTTCTGAAAAATATGATGCAACCCGGCTATACCGGGTCTCTGGCGGACTATGAAAAAACGGGCGGCTATCAAGCCTTGCGCAATACCCTCGGAAAGATCGCCCCAGCAGACGTCACAGCCATCGTCCGAAAATCAGGCCTGCGCGGTCGAGGCGGCGCAGGATTCCCGACCGGCGTGAAGTGGGGATTCCTCCCGAAAGATTATCAAGGACCCCGCTACCTGTGCTGCAACGCCGACGAGAGCGAGCCGGGCACGTTTAAGGACCGGCAACTCATGGAACGGGACCCCCATCAAGTCTTAGAAGGCATCGTGTTGGCCTGCTACGCCATCGGCTCAGAAACCGCCTATATCTACATTCGTGGCGAAATGGTTCTCGGCTCAAAGATTTTGGAGCATGCCATCGGTGAAGCACGAGCCGCCGGTTATATCGGCAAGAATGTTTTAGGCTCCGGCATCAATGTCGACGTGTGGGTGCATCGCGGAGCAGGCGCCTACATCTGCGGTGAAGAAACCGCCCTATTGGAATCGCTTGAAGGCAAACGTGGCCTTCCTCGCATTAAGCCACCGTTTCCCGCCACGCATGGGCTCTATAACAAGCCGACTGTCGTCAACAACGTCGAGACGCTGGCGAACCTCCCCCACATCATCACCCGAGGCCCCGAATGGTTTGCGGCGATCGGGTCGCCGCCGAAGAGCACCGGCACTCGAGTCTTCTGTGTGAGCGGACATGTGAAACGACCAGGCAATTACGAAGTTCCGATGGGCATGACCGTCCGAGAATTAGTGTACGAGTATGCTGGTGGCATGCGGTCGAACAAGCCCCTGAAAGCCTTTATTCCCGGTGGCGCGTCAGCGCCGTTTCTGACTCCGGCTCATCTCGACGTGAAACTAGATTTCGAACATGTCGCGGCAGCAGGATCGATGCTGGGTTCCGGTGGCGTGACCGTGATGGAAGAAGGCACCAGCATGGTCTGGGCGGCGCTTCGGCTGATGGAATTTTTCTACCATGAGTCTTGTGGGAAATGTAGCCCGTGCCGAGAAGGCAGTTCCTGGCTCGTCCAGACCATGCGCAGAATCTTTGCGAAACGTGGCCGGATGGAGGATCTTGAAACCTTGTTGGATCTATGCAAAAACATCGCAGGCCGCACGGTCTGTGCCTTCGGTGACGCAGAAGTCGCTCCGATTCAAAGCACGCTCAAGCACTGGCGTCATGAATACGTTGATCTCATCAATGAAGCAGAAGCCGCGAATTTAATCAGACCTGAACCGGTGGCAAGACGATGA
- the nuoG gene encoding NADH-quinone oxidoreductase subunit NuoG: protein MTTPTAQMVRIMIDGMTVNVPKGTLVIEAARRVGVMIPHFCYHPKLKPDANCRMCLVEIEKVPKLQTACSTPVDEGMNVRTATTVVNDAHKSVLEFILANHPLDCPVCDQGGKCDLQDFSHQYTATSRFTETKRVFQKEYFSPLIETQMNRCVQCLRCVRYCDEVMDVKALAPVGRGTMTEIKHFGFHPLDCEFCGGCVQICPVGAITSRLSMYEYRPWMLKRAETICGYCGDGCQMTVQTKGQELIEVNSAHGAGRNNGDLCARGFFGFHATSHPQRLTHPLIRRHGALVQVTWEEALEYVADRVNEIKAAHGGPSFGGLISGRCTNEELYLFQKFLRMAIGTNHIDSSARYGHVNGLQAMQLVQGTHRWTVTFEDILDADVLILVGTNITETNPITGLKVKEAVKKRQATLITIESLEPVVDTMSNIANLSHHHFRIPTSDTHHAIVGLVKAVLEQNLTQPDLAQRHPTYVNAMTNALQQISWQDLQAATGIEPDAFVRAAKAAAGARRVVIMAGQLLLRSEQGYSGCLTLLDLLLLTGKLDAPGCGFAPLAEENNDQGAIEMGTVTELLPGAQPITNDTERERIAKQWKGELPTDKGASLIEMLERARAGSLKAMFIVGENPVGSLPAAIHAEASLRNLDLLVCQELFLTETVALAHVVLPAASSLEKHGTFTNTEGHVQAVRPAIEPVGDSRPDWEIFSALSILLNSPMEYAESKEILKEIRSLIPGYSSLGPTPLPPKVDHSAVDRYLTDGYQRDLASRYHPISRASRPDGTVRLELAQSLFHSGKLSTRSKGLLQVEGSGRLRISPSDAARFALSDGDRVRLSSTSGEMTTEVKIMERVPQGTAWFPSHFGQAAVQLFECAIDPITHVPSFRTATVSMMKVA, encoded by the coding sequence ATGACGACCCCCACGGCACAGATGGTTCGCATCATGATCGACGGGATGACGGTCAACGTCCCCAAAGGCACGTTGGTGATCGAGGCCGCCCGCCGTGTCGGCGTCATGATTCCGCATTTCTGCTACCACCCGAAACTCAAGCCGGATGCCAATTGCCGCATGTGCCTGGTTGAAATTGAAAAGGTGCCCAAGTTACAAACGGCATGCAGCACGCCGGTTGATGAAGGCATGAACGTACGGACCGCCACCACGGTGGTCAACGACGCCCATAAATCAGTGCTCGAGTTCATCCTCGCCAACCATCCACTCGATTGCCCGGTCTGCGATCAGGGTGGAAAATGCGACCTCCAAGACTTTTCTCACCAGTACACCGCAACCAGTCGGTTCACGGAAACCAAGCGCGTCTTCCAAAAGGAGTATTTCAGCCCACTCATTGAAACACAGATGAATCGCTGCGTGCAGTGCCTCCGCTGCGTCCGATACTGCGATGAAGTCATGGACGTCAAAGCGCTGGCCCCGGTCGGTCGCGGCACCATGACGGAAATCAAGCACTTCGGTTTTCACCCGCTCGATTGCGAGTTCTGCGGAGGCTGCGTCCAGATCTGCCCGGTCGGAGCGATTACCAGCCGGCTGTCCATGTACGAATATCGACCCTGGATGTTGAAACGAGCCGAAACCATCTGCGGCTACTGCGGAGATGGGTGTCAAATGACCGTCCAGACGAAGGGACAGGAACTCATTGAGGTGAACTCGGCACATGGAGCGGGACGCAACAACGGTGACCTGTGTGCTCGTGGATTTTTTGGATTCCATGCGACCAGTCATCCCCAGCGGCTCACTCATCCCCTCATTCGGCGTCACGGCGCACTCGTGCAAGTCACATGGGAAGAAGCCCTGGAATATGTTGCGGATCGTGTGAACGAGATTAAAGCTGCCCATGGTGGACCGAGCTTCGGTGGGCTGATCTCAGGGCGGTGCACCAACGAGGAACTGTATCTGTTTCAGAAATTTCTCCGTATGGCGATCGGGACCAACCATATCGACAGCAGCGCGCGTTATGGCCACGTCAATGGCCTACAGGCCATGCAACTCGTGCAAGGGACGCATCGATGGACCGTCACCTTCGAGGACATCCTGGACGCGGATGTCCTCATCCTCGTCGGCACGAACATCACCGAGACCAATCCCATCACCGGTCTCAAAGTGAAAGAGGCTGTCAAGAAGCGCCAGGCGACGCTGATCACGATCGAATCACTGGAACCCGTCGTCGATACGATGAGCAATATCGCCAATCTTTCGCACCATCATTTCCGTATTCCGACCAGCGACACGCACCATGCGATCGTCGGTCTGGTGAAGGCCGTCCTCGAACAGAATTTGACACAACCTGACCTCGCGCAACGACATCCGACGTATGTCAACGCCATGACGAACGCACTACAACAGATCTCGTGGCAAGACCTCCAGGCAGCCACCGGGATCGAGCCGGATGCGTTTGTGAGGGCAGCCAAAGCGGCGGCAGGAGCGCGCCGGGTCGTGATCATGGCCGGGCAGCTCTTGTTGCGAAGCGAACAGGGCTACAGTGGGTGTTTGACCCTCCTCGATCTCCTTCTTCTGACAGGGAAGTTGGATGCGCCTGGCTGTGGATTTGCCCCGCTCGCCGAAGAAAATAACGACCAGGGCGCGATCGAAATGGGAACCGTCACCGAGCTGCTTCCCGGAGCACAGCCCATCACCAACGACACAGAGCGCGAACGGATCGCGAAACAATGGAAAGGCGAACTTCCAACTGACAAAGGAGCGTCTCTCATCGAGATGTTGGAGCGAGCCCGCGCGGGATCTCTCAAGGCCATGTTCATCGTTGGAGAGAATCCAGTCGGAAGCCTCCCTGCGGCGATCCATGCCGAGGCCTCGCTGCGCAATCTTGATCTCTTGGTATGCCAGGAGCTATTTTTAACGGAGACGGTCGCCTTGGCTCATGTCGTATTACCGGCCGCGAGTTCCCTGGAAAAACATGGAACGTTTACCAATACCGAGGGTCATGTGCAGGCTGTTCGTCCAGCGATCGAGCCCGTCGGAGACAGTCGCCCCGACTGGGAGATCTTCTCCGCGCTGTCTATCTTATTGAACTCACCCATGGAATATGCCGAGAGCAAGGAAATCCTGAAGGAAATTCGAAGCCTCATTCCTGGCTATAGCTCGCTGGGGCCCACACCGTTGCCGCCCAAAGTGGATCACTCGGCCGTGGACCGCTATCTCACCGATGGCTATCAGCGTGACCTCGCATCGAGGTATCACCCAATCTCACGCGCGTCCAGGCCGGATGGAACCGTACGACTAGAATTGGCACAGAGTCTCTTCCATTCTGGAAAATTATCCACACGATCAAAGGGATTGTTACAAGTCGAAGGAAGTGGTCGGCTCCGTATCAGTCCATCTGACGCCGCACGCTTTGCCTTGTCAGATGGCGATCGTGTCCGCCTCTCCAGCACCTCCGGGGAAATGACAACCGAGGTCAAAATTATGGAACGGGTCCCACAAGGAACGGCCTGGTTCCCGTCTCACTTTGGGCAAGCGGCCGTCCAACTATTTGAATGTGCTATCGATCCGATCACCCATGTGCCGTCGTTCCGGACGGCGACGGTGTCCATGATGAAGGTGGCGTGA
- a CDS encoding NAD(P)H-dependent oxidoreductase subunit E: MTFLEKYKDEIADILSRYPVRRSALIPLLYVAQRDQGYVTESAMQEIAHLLRLTPPQVYETITFYTMFNLKPAGTFHIQVCKSLMCALVGSDTVIEWIKTKLGIGPGESTADGLFSLSVVECLAACGTGPMMQINEDYYEQLTENKLDRILTDLRSTGTSPLKSGPFMWPEPVKT; the protein is encoded by the coding sequence ATGACGTTCTTAGAAAAATATAAAGACGAAATCGCGGACATCCTGTCACGCTATCCGGTTAGGCGCTCCGCGTTAATCCCACTCCTCTACGTCGCCCAGCGTGATCAGGGCTATGTGACCGAGTCGGCGATGCAGGAGATCGCCCATCTTCTCAGACTGACGCCTCCCCAAGTCTATGAGACGATCACCTTTTACACGATGTTTAATCTGAAACCGGCGGGCACGTTCCATATTCAAGTGTGCAAATCCCTCATGTGCGCCCTCGTCGGTTCAGACACCGTGATCGAATGGATCAAGACGAAGTTGGGCATTGGGCCGGGGGAATCGACCGCGGATGGCCTGTTTAGTCTCAGCGTGGTGGAGTGTTTGGCGGCTTGCGGGACCGGCCCTATGATGCAAATCAACGAGGACTATTACGAGCAATTGACCGAAAACAAACTGGACCGGATTTTGACCGATCTCCGATCCACTGGAACCAGCCCGCTGAAAAGCGGGCCGTTCATGTGGCCAGAACCGGTAAAGACGTAA